The nucleotide sequence GGCCGTGGAACAGCTCATCGGCGATCTGCCCAATGATGAGGCCGGCCGGGATGATGCTCTGTACGACGACATTTCAGCCCACCTGACCCACTTCACCCAAGGCGCCAAACTGGAATGGGCCTATGCCACCGTGCGTCGCGGTGGTCAGGTGTACTACACCTATATCAACCGGGATGAAAATGAGTGGAAAAGCGGCCGCTATAAAAACTGGTATCTTGAGCAATATCTGAAAGTGCCGGAGATGCTGTACGAAGCCTTCCGTACCGAGCAAACCCAGTATCAGAGTTATCAAGGTGAATACGGCATGTACCGCTCAATTTTCGTGCCTTTTCGCGGCGATAACGGCGATCTCCATGTCATCGGCATTGATGTCAAGCTGACAGACATTGAAGAAGTCAAAACCGAAGCACTGAAGAAAACCTTCTTTATCGCGGCTGTATTCCTGGTGCTGACCGTCATCGCCGCCCGCATGATTGCCAATCTGATCGTCACCCCGGTCAATGGCCTCAATCAAGTGCTGCGCTCACTGGCAAACGGCAACTGGGATCTGAACCAGCGCGTGACTGTCCGCAGCCAGGACGAAATCGGCGAAATGTCCGACTCCTTCAATATCTTTATGGCCGCCCTGCGCCAGCGGATGCTGGAAGTGCAGCAATCCTCCGACAGTGTGGCAGCCACCAGCGCCCAGCTCGACACCCTGATCCGCGCCGTGACCGACCGCTCCATGACCCAGTCAGAGCATGTCGGCAGCAGTGCCACTGCGATTGAAGAGCTGGCGGCCAGCGCACAGAGCATCACTGAAATTGTCGATAATGCTAACCAGCAAATGGGCCAGTTCGAACTGCTGACCCAAAACACAGTCGAGGCCATCGATAACGCCGTACGCGGCATGCAGTCTGTCCAGCTGGAAACCAATACCGTGGCCGACAAACTGCAGCAGCTTGACAACCGTGCCAGTGAAATCAACTCCATTGTCGAAGTCATTAAAGACATCGCCGATCAAACCA is from Photobacterium sp. TLY01 and encodes:
- a CDS encoding methyl-accepting chemotaxis protein — translated: MTANWNLKTKLSMLFTAIALIIIAALSAISYHTLVNAAMSSIDTELNTAAQAVEQLIGDLPNDEAGRDDALYDDISAHLTHFTQGAKLEWAYATVRRGGQVYYTYINRDENEWKSGRYKNWYLEQYLKVPEMLYEAFRTEQTQYQSYQGEYGMYRSIFVPFRGDNGDLHVIGIDVKLTDIEEVKTEALKKTFFIAAVFLVLTVIAARMIANLIVTPVNGLNQVLRSLANGNWDLNQRVTVRSQDEIGEMSDSFNIFMAALRQRMLEVQQSSDSVAATSAQLDTLIRAVTDRSMTQSEHVGSSATAIEELAASAQSITEIVDNANQQMGQFELLTQNTVEAIDNAVRGMQSVQLETNTVADKLQQLDNRASEINSIVEVIKDIADQTNLLALNAAIEAARAGAQGRGFAVVADEVRQLSERTAKATVEISSMIRSIQTDTSDTTQTMQHAVDRVDSSVQHADQANASLSSFNQEISAVSSGMEEIAGSVKEQAHASDHLSRNVASLSDSAEENRLSTLEAQQGVDELKRRANALHQVVNQFTL